TGGTTTATTCAGCCAGTTTTTATAATACCCTCATGGCTGGGGGAAAGACGGATCAATATCTAATTAAACAAGCTGTATTTGCTGGGGTAGGGTTGTTTTTGTGCTATTTCTGCTTTATTCTCAAAGCAAAATTTTTTAGAAAACGAGTTGCTATTAAATATGCATTACTATTTACCATTTTGTCATTGGCTTCGTTGCCAATCTTGGGAAAAATATTTCCTAGCTTGCGAGTCAATGGTGCTGTGGCTTGGATTCCTATGGGACCTTTTGGTAATTATCAGCCTTTGGAGTTAGCTAAATTAGTTTTAATTTTATATTTGGCTTTTGTATTAACCAGTAAGCAAGAGCGATTATTGTCGTATCAAAATTGGAAAGAAGTTGGTTTTGAAGTTTTACCTCCAATCTTGGTCGTAGGAATGATTGTGTTCTTGCTTTTGATTCAACCAGATTTTGGAGGAGCCATTGTTATTTCATTAATAACTTGGGTTTTACTTGGAGCGTCTACAATTCCTGGAAAGTACATTGTTCGTTTGAGTACAGCATTAGCAGCCTTTTTAGGTTTAGTGATTTTTATGATTCTTAAATTAGCTCCTTCGATCATTACCAGCCATTATCAATATAAACGTATTTTAGCGATGCAACATCCATTTAAATGGGAACAACAAGCAGGTGCTCAATTGGTAAATTCCTTTTACGCGATTAGTAATGGTGGAATTTTTGGAGTTGGATTAGGAAATGGGATTCAAAAACGTGGATACTTACCTGAACCGCATACTGATTTTATTTTAGCGGTTATCAGTGAAGAATTAGGTTTAGTCGGCGATGTTGTAGTTTTAGGACTTTTAGCAATAATTATTTTTCGAATTATCTTAATTGGAATCCGTGCAAAGAAAAACTATAATGCTTTAGTTTGTTACGGAGTGGCGACAATGCTTTTGACACAAGTAATATTAAATGTTGGAGGATTGTTGAGTTTGATTCCTTTGACGGGTGTTACGTTACCGTTTATTAGTTACGGAGGCTCCAGTATGTTGATTTTATCAATCGCATTGGGGATAGTATTAAATCTGGATGCCACAACGAAATTTGAAAGAACAGGGTGATTTTTTATGTTTAAAAAAACTGAGCGTCAAGCTCTTTATGTTTGGGTGTATTCGTTGAAATGGCGGAAAAAATTGCAACATTATGGTACGATTTATTACACTTCTCCTAAGATGAAATACGTTATGATGTACGTAAATACCAATCGGGTGGCAGAAGTGAAAAAAGAATTAAGTTCAAAGAATTATGTCAAACGCGTTTCATTGGCACATCGAAAAGAGTTAGATGAACATTACGTGTTAAAAACTGATAGTAAACGAGAGGAAAAAGAATGAAAGTTGTTTCAGGTAAATTTCGAGGTTTAAATTTGAAGGCTGTTCCCACTAACAATACTCGTCCTACTTCAGCTAAGGTTAAAGAGGCTGTCTTTAGCATGTTGACGCCTTATATGGTCGATCAGGGCGTGGCCTTGGATCTATTTGCAGGAACGGGTAGTTTGGGTATTGAAGCCGTTTCACGCGACTATCGCCTGTCCTATTTGGTTGATAAGGCTTATAAGGCAGTTAATACAATTAAAGAAAATGTCGAAAAGACACGTTCAGCTGATAATTTCGTAATTTTAAAAACCTCTGCAGTTGAAGCCTTGAAAAAATTTCAAGCGGATGGTATCAAATTTGATTTGGTTTTTCTTGATCCGCCTTATCGAATGAAGATAACTGAACAAATTATCAAAGATATGGTTGAAGGAAATCTTTTGAATGACGGAGCTATCATTGTCGACGAGACCGATTATGATATTGATTTAACGGATTTTTCTAAGATTAATTTATTAAAAGAAAAGAGATATAAGGATACTAAAGTTGCAATGTATCAGTTTGGAGGATAATATGTCTCAAAAAATAGGACTTTACGCTGGTAGTTTTGATCCCGTTACTAACGGTCATTTGGACATTATAAGAAGAGCTGCAAAATTGTTTGATAAGTTGTATGTGGCACCTATGACTAATACTTCCAAAAAGTATTTGTTTTCCTATCAGGAAAAAAAGTCTTTTATTGAGGCGGAAATTAAGGATCTGCAAAATGTTGTTGTAGTCGATGGTAAGTCTGAGTTATCAACGGACTTAGCTCGTAAATTACACGCTAATTTTATGGTTCGGTCCATGCGTAATCCAGATGATTTTGGTTACGAATCAGGTGTTGCTTCAATTAATCGAGTTTTGGACAAGAATATTGAAACAATATTTCTACTAGCAAATGACAGATATGCTACTATATCATCATCAATGATGAAAGAGGTGGCCAAGTTTGGCGGTAATATATCTGAATTTGTGCCTCAAGCGGTCGCATTGGAATTGATCAAGAAATTGAGGAAGGACTAAACTATTTTGAGATTTAATAAAACTAGAAATAAAATCTTTGGTGGTATTTTTATTTTTATCATCGTTGTGGCATTTTTCTTTACACCAACAGGTTATTATTTGGAAGTTCCAGGTAGTGCCGAAGATACTTCTCAATTTGTAAAAGTTAATGGCAAACAAGATAAGAAGAAGGGAAGCCTCCTGTTAACCACAGTTGGAATTGTTAGTGGTACACCGTTTACCTTATTAAAATCGTTAGGGAATAATTTTGAAACAATTTATTCACAGCAAGATTTAATGGGTGATGAGAATAGTCAACAATACTTCCAAGTACAAAAGTATTATATGCAGTCGGCTCAAAACAGTGCAATCCAAGCTGCCTATACTAAAGCTCATAAGTCGTTTACTAAACAGTATCTTGGTGTTTATGTGATGGATGTAATGGATAATTCGGATTTTAAGAATAAATTAGAAGTAGGAGATACTATAACTTCTATCAATAATTATCACTTTAAGAGTTCGAACCAATTTATTAAATATGTTAAAAAATTGAATAAGAAAGCTACTGTTAGAATCAACTTTACTCGTAATGGCAAGAAGAAGTCAGCTACAGGTAAATTAGTGAAATTGACTGGTACTAAGCGCCATGGTCTTGGAATTACTTTGACTGATAATACCAAAGCCACAGGGAACCCTCCAACCAAGATTGATGCAGGCGATATCGGTGGTCCTTCAGCAGGATTGATGTTTACCTTGCAAGTTTATTCACAGATTAGTAAGCAAAATCTAAAGAATGGAAGAACAATCGCCGGAACTGGAACGATTTCTCCTGATGGTACAGTTGGTCCCATTGGTGGAATTGAAAAGAAAGTTTATGCTGCTTC
This sequence is a window from Companilactobacillus alimentarius DSM 20249. Protein-coding genes within it:
- a CDS encoding SepM family pheromone-processing serine protease yields the protein MRFNKTRNKIFGGIFIFIIVVAFFFTPTGYYLEVPGSAEDTSQFVKVNGKQDKKKGSLLLTTVGIVSGTPFTLLKSLGNNFETIYSQQDLMGDENSQQYFQVQKYYMQSAQNSAIQAAYTKAHKSFTKQYLGVYVMDVMDNSDFKNKLEVGDTITSINNYHFKSSNQFIKYVKKLNKKATVRINFTRNGKKKSATGKLVKLTGTKRHGLGITLTDNTKATGNPPTKIDAGDIGGPSAGLMFTLQVYSQISKQNLKNGRTIAGTGTISPDGTVGPIGGIEKKVYAASAMGATIFFAPNDPVTKEIKKYDPGYVNNYNLAKRAAKKIHTKMKIVPVKNLDDAINYLEKTK
- a CDS encoding YlbG family protein, whose product is MFKKTERQALYVWVYSLKWRKKLQHYGTIYYTSPKMKYVMMYVNTNRVAEVKKELSSKNYVKRVSLAHRKELDEHYVLKTDSKREEKE
- the rsmD gene encoding 16S rRNA (guanine(966)-N(2))-methyltransferase RsmD, whose amino-acid sequence is MKVVSGKFRGLNLKAVPTNNTRPTSAKVKEAVFSMLTPYMVDQGVALDLFAGTGSLGIEAVSRDYRLSYLVDKAYKAVNTIKENVEKTRSADNFVILKTSAVEALKKFQADGIKFDLVFLDPPYRMKITEQIIKDMVEGNLLNDGAIIVDETDYDIDLTDFSKINLLKEKRYKDTKVAMYQFGG
- a CDS encoding FtsW/RodA/SpoVE family cell cycle protein, whose protein sequence is MKKLKKIDLWIVIPYILLLGIGIVMVYSASFYNTLMAGGKTDQYLIKQAVFAGVGLFLCYFCFILKAKFFRKRVAIKYALLFTILSLASLPILGKIFPSLRVNGAVAWIPMGPFGNYQPLELAKLVLILYLAFVLTSKQERLLSYQNWKEVGFEVLPPILVVGMIVFLLLIQPDFGGAIVISLITWVLLGASTIPGKYIVRLSTALAAFLGLVIFMILKLAPSIITSHYQYKRILAMQHPFKWEQQAGAQLVNSFYAISNGGIFGVGLGNGIQKRGYLPEPHTDFILAVISEELGLVGDVVVLGLLAIIIFRIILIGIRAKKNYNALVCYGVATMLLTQVILNVGGLLSLIPLTGVTLPFISYGGSSMLILSIALGIVLNLDATTKFERTG
- the coaD gene encoding pantetheine-phosphate adenylyltransferase; its protein translation is MSQKIGLYAGSFDPVTNGHLDIIRRAAKLFDKLYVAPMTNTSKKYLFSYQEKKSFIEAEIKDLQNVVVVDGKSELSTDLARKLHANFMVRSMRNPDDFGYESGVASINRVLDKNIETIFLLANDRYATISSSMMKEVAKFGGNISEFVPQAVALELIKKLRKD